From Nicotiana tabacum cultivar K326 chromosome 22, ASM71507v2, whole genome shotgun sequence, one genomic window encodes:
- the LOC107820074 gene encoding glycosyltransferase-like KOBITO 1 — protein sequence MAGLYTSLRPQPPSSSSSSQQSFFSKVLLLLTILPLSLAVFAFVLQWRGGGVDDPISRWSPEESNKFPGMDSSPLSTVAHSSSHSSDCSLLAHSNTPSFPYYKDWKFKLHSDLKPKICITTSTSAGLEQILPWMFYHKVIGVTSFLLFVEGKAASPDVSKVLESIPGVKVIYRTRELEEQQAKSRIWNETWLSSFFYKPCNYELFVKQSLNMEMAIVMARDAGMDWIIHLDTDELLHPAGAREYSLRQLLLDVPSNVDMVIFPNYESSVERDDIKDPFTEVSMFKKNYDHLTKDTYFGMYKEATRGNPNYFLTYGNGKAAARIQDHLRPNGAHRWHNYMKTPKEIKLEEAAVLHYTYSKFSDLTSRRDRCGCKPTKEDVKRCFMLEFDRSAFIIASTATEDEMLNWYREHVVWTDKAVNLKLLRKGILTRIYAPMVIVQGLRESGVFSSIVSSAQKSISKDKFLASIESSNSSKAAASETLPSRKIGKNQHSQATRRVLEESASHFEFYEEAIPPRPPPGIDEDVITEA from the exons ATGGCGGGTCTGTACACCTCCCTCAGACCCCaaccaccttcttcttcttcatcttcccaacAATCCTTCTTCTCGAAAGTTCTTCTCCTCCTTACGATCCTTCCTCTATCCTTAGCTGTCTTTGCCTTTGTTCTTCAATGGCGTGGTGGCGGAGTTGACGATCCAATCTCCCGATGGTCTCCTGAAGAGTCTAACAAATTTCCCGGCATGGACAGCTCTCCTCTGTCCACTGTCGCTCACTCTTCTTCTCACTCATCAGATTGCTCTCTCCTCGCTCATAGTAATACGCCGTCGTTTCCTTACTACAAAGACTGGAAATTCAAACTTCATTCAGATCTCAAACCCAag ATATGTATTACAACCAGTACATCTGCTGGCCTAGAGCAGATCTTACCGTGGATGTTCTATCATAAAGTAATTGGGGTAACATCATTTTTGCTTTTCGTGGAAGGAAAGGCTGCATCTCCTGATGTTTCTAAAGTCCTTGAATCCATTCCC GGAGTAAAAGTAATATACAGAACTAGAGAGCTAGAGGAGCAACAAGCCAAAAG CCGGATTTGGAATGAAACATGGCTGTCAAGTTTCTTCTATAAACCTTGCAATTATGAGCTCTTTGTGAAGCAATCTCTTAATATGGAGATGGCCATAGTGATGGCAAGG GATGCGGGTATGGATTGGATAATTCATCTAGACACAGATGAGTTATTACACCCAGCAGGTGCTCGAGAGTATTCTTTGAGGCAGTTGCTGCTTGATGTCCCTTCAAATGTTGACATGGTTATCTTTCCTAACTAT GAGAGCAGTGTTGAACGAGATGACATCAAGGACCCTTTTACGGAG GTGTCAATGTTCAAGAAGAATTATGACCATCTAACAAAGGATACATATTTTGGCATGTATAAAGAAGCAACCCGTGGCAATCCAAATTACTTCTTGACGTATGGCAATGGTAAAGCAGCTGCTCGAATTCAGGACCATCTTCGTCCCAATGGGGCTCATAGATGGCACAATTACATGAAAACTCCAAA GGAGATCAAATTGGAGGAGGCTGCAGTTCTGCATTACACATATTCCAAGTTTTCTGACTTGACTTCAAGACGAGATAGATGTGGTTGTAAGCCCACAAAGGAGGATGTTAAGAGATGCTTCATGTTAGAATTCGATAGATCT GCATTTATTATTGCTTCAACTGCCACAGAAGATGAGATGTTAAACTG GTATCGTGAACATGTGGTATGGACTGACAAAGCGGTGAACCTGAAACTATTGAGGAAAGGCATTTTAACTCGTATTTATGCTCCCATG GTTATTGTCCAAGGTTTGAGGGAGAGTGGTGTTTTCAGTTCTATCGTTTCGTCTGCTCAGAAATCTATATCGAAGGACAAATTTTTAGCATCCATCGAAAGTAGCAATTCATCAAAGGCTGCTGCCTCTGAGACACTTCCTTCGAGAAAGATTGGTAAAAATCAACATTCTCAAGCTACCAGAAGAGTTTTAGAGGAAAGTGCTTCCCACTTTGAATTTTATGAAGAAGCCATTCCACCACGGCCACCCCCAGGCATAGATGAAGATGTCATAACTGAAGCATAA